In one window of Henckelia pumila isolate YLH828 chromosome 1, ASM3356847v2, whole genome shotgun sequence DNA:
- the LOC140874997 gene encoding carotenoid 9,10(9',10')-cleavage dioxygenase-like isoform X2, with protein MAAIQVSSSLQRPPLPPKYVSHSEVSLSSPLSMKKRYAIFHNIERTVKEASLKLLDAFVDLTFEFSDQPLLPSQSNFAPVEEIEAAVEVTGAVSGTIPQDFTEGVYIRNGSNPIHGGLKSTSSIFGKSSNIWVEGEGMIHALYFKKQSDGAWITIYNNKYVETDSLRLENQNKQQKQKPAFLPSVEGDSTAVLSCFLLNNIRFGSSTRNFSNTNVFEHAGKYYSISETDLFGPLEIDINTLQTLGTWDDVRDAWNRTFTSHPKRAPGTGELVTFGIDAEEPHFELGVISADGKKLNHKVDLKFQRCILCHDIGVTQRIIKFEKDKFARIGVMPRYGDADSVRWFKVEPCSMFHIINCYEEGDEVIVMGCRAQDSIIPGPDLGTDKFDWFSRGFSLVNPPEKKEEEFGFLVGRPYEWRLNTKTGEVKKRHLIEPQFSMDFPFINENFTGIKNKFGYTQVVDSTASAASAITKYGGLAKLCFEEKNLGPFEQKGEDFIKAEYHMFPENTFCTGAAFVAKQGAVEEDNGWLITFVHNEDTHMSEAYIIDAENFTSEPVAKIALPCRVPYGFHGAFLPAIQSI; from the exons atggcTGCGATTCAAGTGAGTAGCTCCTTGCAAAGGCCTCCGCTTCCTCCAAAATATGTTTCCCATTCCGAAGTTTCACTCTCATCTCCTCTCAGTATGAAG AAGCGGTACGCCATTTTCCATAATATTGAACGAACTGTGAAGGAAGCTTCGTTGAAGTTGTTGGATGCCTTTGTTGATCTTACGTTTGAATTTTCCGATCAGCCATTACTCCCATCTCAG AGTAATTTTGCTCCGGTGGAAGAGATCGAAGCAGCTGTTGAGGTGACCGGCGCAGTCTCTGGGACGATCCCCCAAGATTTTACTGAGGGTGTTTATATCCGAAACG GTTCAAACCCTATTCATGGAGGACTAAAATCCACATCCTCCATTTTCGGGAAATCGAGCAATATATGGGTAGAAGGAGAAGGGATGATCCATGCTCTATATTTCAAAAAACAAAGCGATGGCGCCTGGATCACTATATACAACAACAAATACGTCGAGACGGACTCGTTAAGATTAGAAAATCAGAACAAGCAGCAGAAGCAGAAGCCTGCATTTCTCCCATCCGTCGAAGGGGATTCGACGGCGGTGCTGTCCTGTTTCCTTCTGAACAATATTCGGTTCGGATCCAGTACCAGGAATTTCAGCAACACTAATGTTTTCGAGCACGCGGGAAAGTACTATTCCATCTCCGAAACCGATTTATTTGGACCTTTAGAGATTGATATCAACACGTTGCAAACGTTGGGGACTTGGGACGATGTTAGAGATGCTTGGAATAGAACGTTCACAAGTCATCCTAAG AGAGCCCCAGGGACGGGGGAGCTGGTGACATTCGGGATCGACGCCGAGGAACCTCATTTTGAGCTAGGTGTAATCTcag cTGATGGAAAAAAGCTCAATCATAAAGTTGATCTCAAATTTCAAAGGTGTATACTATGCCATGACATAGGGGTTACTCAGAG GATCATAAAATTTGAAAAGGATAAATTTGCAAGGATTGGAGTAATGCCTCGTTACGGGGATGCTGATTCCGTTCGTTGGTTTAAGGTGGAACCATGTTCTATGTTTCATATAATCAATTGTTAcgaggaaggtgatgag GTGATTGTGATGGGATGCAGAGCTCAGGATTCTATAATTCCAGGCCCCGATTTGGGCACGGACAAATTCGACTGGTTTTCCAGGGGATTTAGTCTCGTAAATCCTCCGGAGAAAAAGGAAGAAGAATTTGGATTTCTCGTCGGACGGCCTTATGAATGGAGATTGAACACCAAGACAGGAGAAGTGAAAAAACGACATTTGATTGAGCCCCAGTTCTCCATGGATTTTCCATTTATCAACGAAAACTTTACGGGGATCAAGAATAAATTCGGGTACACACAAGTTGTTGATTCAACTGCTAGCGCCGCTTCAG CAATTACCAAGTATGGAGGGCTGGCCAAATTGTGTTTTGAGGAGAAAAATCTCGGGCCTTTTGAG CAAAAAGGAGAAGATTTTATAAAGGCGGAGTACCACATGTTTCCCGAAAACACCTTCTGCACTGGAGCCGCCTTTGTAGCCAAACAGGGCGCAGTTGAAGAAGACAATGGCTGGCTCATCACTTTTGTGCATAACGAAGACACCCATATGTCCGAG GCGTACATAATCGATGCAGAAAATTTCACAAGTGAACCGGTTGCAAAAATTGCATTGCCTTGCAGGGTGCCTTATGGATTTCATGGAGCTTTCTTACCAGCAATTCAGTCCATCTGA
- the LOC140874997 gene encoding carotenoid 9,10(9',10')-cleavage dioxygenase-like isoform X1, translating into MAAIQVSSSLQRPPLPPKYVSHSEVSLSSPLSMKKRYAIFHNIERTVKEASLKLLDAFVDLTFEFSDQPLLPSQSNFAPVEEIEAAVEVTGAVSGTIPQDFTEGVYIRNGSNPIHGGLKSTSSIFGKSSNIWVEGEGMIHALYFKKQSDGAWITIYNNKYVETDSLRLENQNKQQKQKPAFLPSVEGDSTAVLSCFLLNNIRFGSSTRNFSNTNVFEHAGKYYSISETDLFGPLEIDINTLQTLGTWDDVRDAWNRTFTSHPKRAPGTGELVTFGIDAEEPHFELGVISADGKKLNHKVDLKFQRCILCHDIGVTQRYNVILDFPTIIDLNRLFMGGSIIKFEKDKFARIGVMPRYGDADSVRWFKVEPCSMFHIINCYEEGDEVIVMGCRAQDSIIPGPDLGTDKFDWFSRGFSLVNPPEKKEEEFGFLVGRPYEWRLNTKTGEVKKRHLIEPQFSMDFPFINENFTGIKNKFGYTQVVDSTASAASAITKYGGLAKLCFEEKNLGPFEQKGEDFIKAEYHMFPENTFCTGAAFVAKQGAVEEDNGWLITFVHNEDTHMSEAYIIDAENFTSEPVAKIALPCRVPYGFHGAFLPAIQSI; encoded by the exons atggcTGCGATTCAAGTGAGTAGCTCCTTGCAAAGGCCTCCGCTTCCTCCAAAATATGTTTCCCATTCCGAAGTTTCACTCTCATCTCCTCTCAGTATGAAG AAGCGGTACGCCATTTTCCATAATATTGAACGAACTGTGAAGGAAGCTTCGTTGAAGTTGTTGGATGCCTTTGTTGATCTTACGTTTGAATTTTCCGATCAGCCATTACTCCCATCTCAG AGTAATTTTGCTCCGGTGGAAGAGATCGAAGCAGCTGTTGAGGTGACCGGCGCAGTCTCTGGGACGATCCCCCAAGATTTTACTGAGGGTGTTTATATCCGAAACG GTTCAAACCCTATTCATGGAGGACTAAAATCCACATCCTCCATTTTCGGGAAATCGAGCAATATATGGGTAGAAGGAGAAGGGATGATCCATGCTCTATATTTCAAAAAACAAAGCGATGGCGCCTGGATCACTATATACAACAACAAATACGTCGAGACGGACTCGTTAAGATTAGAAAATCAGAACAAGCAGCAGAAGCAGAAGCCTGCATTTCTCCCATCCGTCGAAGGGGATTCGACGGCGGTGCTGTCCTGTTTCCTTCTGAACAATATTCGGTTCGGATCCAGTACCAGGAATTTCAGCAACACTAATGTTTTCGAGCACGCGGGAAAGTACTATTCCATCTCCGAAACCGATTTATTTGGACCTTTAGAGATTGATATCAACACGTTGCAAACGTTGGGGACTTGGGACGATGTTAGAGATGCTTGGAATAGAACGTTCACAAGTCATCCTAAG AGAGCCCCAGGGACGGGGGAGCTGGTGACATTCGGGATCGACGCCGAGGAACCTCATTTTGAGCTAGGTGTAATCTcag cTGATGGAAAAAAGCTCAATCATAAAGTTGATCTCAAATTTCAAAGGTGTATACTATGCCATGACATAGGGGTTACTCAGAG GTACAACGTCATTTTGGATTTTCCGACGATTATCGACTTAAACCGACTCTTTATGGGAGGATC GATCATAAAATTTGAAAAGGATAAATTTGCAAGGATTGGAGTAATGCCTCGTTACGGGGATGCTGATTCCGTTCGTTGGTTTAAGGTGGAACCATGTTCTATGTTTCATATAATCAATTGTTAcgaggaaggtgatgag GTGATTGTGATGGGATGCAGAGCTCAGGATTCTATAATTCCAGGCCCCGATTTGGGCACGGACAAATTCGACTGGTTTTCCAGGGGATTTAGTCTCGTAAATCCTCCGGAGAAAAAGGAAGAAGAATTTGGATTTCTCGTCGGACGGCCTTATGAATGGAGATTGAACACCAAGACAGGAGAAGTGAAAAAACGACATTTGATTGAGCCCCAGTTCTCCATGGATTTTCCATTTATCAACGAAAACTTTACGGGGATCAAGAATAAATTCGGGTACACACAAGTTGTTGATTCAACTGCTAGCGCCGCTTCAG CAATTACCAAGTATGGAGGGCTGGCCAAATTGTGTTTTGAGGAGAAAAATCTCGGGCCTTTTGAG CAAAAAGGAGAAGATTTTATAAAGGCGGAGTACCACATGTTTCCCGAAAACACCTTCTGCACTGGAGCCGCCTTTGTAGCCAAACAGGGCGCAGTTGAAGAAGACAATGGCTGGCTCATCACTTTTGTGCATAACGAAGACACCCATATGTCCGAG GCGTACATAATCGATGCAGAAAATTTCACAAGTGAACCGGTTGCAAAAATTGCATTGCCTTGCAGGGTGCCTTATGGATTTCATGGAGCTTTCTTACCAGCAATTCAGTCCATCTGA